Proteins encoded by one window of Companilactobacillus ginsenosidimutans:
- a CDS encoding IS30 family transposase has translation MKEVFALAQEQITIKRNKGHHLTEVERGKIAALHKLGQSNRKIAIAIGVCPQTINNELKRGEATQVKKINGKEYYHQEYIPELAHSRYVDKRKACHRPYKLSQVFNFLSFFVEHFKKDGWSPDATVGRAKALNLFLPEEMVCTKTLYSYIDAQLLEVRNIDLINKMSRRLPKYVARKNHRILGLSIEERPTEVDNREEFGHFEIDTIVGLRNGQESVILTMIERKTRFQIIRLIDSKDADSVAYTMRSINKEYGSIIKSITADNSLEFSTLTEVMDKIAPVYFTHPYTSSERGTNEVHNRMVRRDFPKGISLDLATPLEVAQTENKLNNMPRKHTGYQTPTELFNEECA, from the coding sequence ATGAAAGAGGTTTTCGCCTTGGCGCAAGAACAGATTACCATAAAAAGAAATAAGGGTCACCACTTAACTGAAGTTGAGCGTGGAAAAATAGCTGCTCTACATAAATTGGGACAATCCAATCGTAAGATCGCGATTGCTATCGGTGTTTGCCCACAGACTATTAATAACGAGTTGAAACGTGGTGAAGCTACTCAAGTTAAGAAAATTAACGGTAAAGAGTACTATCATCAAGAATATATACCTGAACTTGCCCATAGTCGTTATGTCGATAAACGCAAAGCGTGTCATCGACCTTATAAACTGTCACAGGTTTTTAACTTCTTATCATTCTTTGTGGAGCACTTTAAAAAAGACGGTTGGTCACCTGACGCGACTGTTGGTCGTGCCAAGGCGTTGAACCTTTTTCTACCAGAAGAAATGGTATGTACTAAAACCCTTTATAGTTATATCGATGCCCAATTATTAGAAGTTAGAAATATTGATCTTATCAATAAGATGTCTCGTCGATTACCAAAATACGTGGCTCGTAAGAACCATCGTATCTTGGGGTTAAGTATAGAAGAACGCCCAACCGAAGTGGATAATCGGGAAGAATTTGGCCATTTTGAAATAGATACTATTGTTGGCCTTAGAAACGGTCAGGAGAGCGTGATTCTTACTATGATTGAACGCAAGACACGTTTCCAAATTATCCGTTTAATTGACAGTAAGGACGCTGATTCAGTGGCTTATACAATGAGAAGTATTAATAAAGAGTATGGATCAATAATCAAGTCCATTACTGCCGACAATAGTCTTGAATTCAGTACCCTGACAGAAGTAATGGATAAAATAGCACCTGTCTACTTCACTCATCCATATACATCCAGTGAACGAGGAACCAATGAGGTTCACAACCGTATGGTACGAAGAGATTTTCCAAAGGGAATCTCTCTTGATTTGGCAACCCCTTTGGAGGTTGCACAAACAGAAAATAAACTAAACAATATGCCTCGTAAACATACTGGTTATCAAACACCGACTGAGCTATTCAATGAGGAATGTGCTTAA